Within the Rosa rugosa chromosome 2, drRosRugo1.1, whole genome shotgun sequence genome, the region cattgaggccctataaCATTGCCCTTAACATGTACGTGTTAAAGGACTTGGTAAATATGATTGATTGAACATGATATTTTTTTCGTAGGTTTTGACATATTCCAAGAACAAAGCCATCTAGTAGTTTCCAGAGCATTTATATTTAATTACATTATCCCCAACTTATTGCTGTCATTAAAAAGCTGATCTGTGGTTCTGTATAATATGTAGCTAGTTAGAATAAAAATTAATCATCAAAATGAATTTTCTCTTTCATTACTTCCGGTAATAGAAAGAGAAAATGTATTGACATAACTTCCTGGGATTGTAGCAAGCACTTGACAGATGAACTTTGAGTCTTTGACATATGATCTGGTTGCTGCCAACAAAGGATAACATCGTTTTCTATGCTCCCCGAATACCTTTCTAGTAGTCGCATTCCTGCCTCtagatttttcttttaaatactTTTCTAAAAATTTTCAGCTTAGTTTAATTGTGTTAGCATTATAATATCACACTCCTTTTATTTCTGTTAATTAGGCTTCTAGTTAGTTGATTAATTAGTTGCTCTAATTAACCCTTAATTAGGTGCTTATCTGCATGAGCTTAATTTGTGACCTACAGCTGTAATACACGTGGCCTATCTTCATGCTGCTCTCTCTCTAGTATAAATAGGGTAGACGTTCTCCTCCATGGTTTGTATCAGAGCTTGAGATTAATAAAaagtttcttttctctcttctagTATATTTCTTTATAATAGCTATCatggtgtcacgccccgaattttgaataatcaattcaaatccgaaacatgaataataacaaattacaactaacatcctgaattttttttctcacaaacaaccacacttcacaactctcaaatttacaataacccaaatcctcaagttatttattacagcacactcccaccaaatcaaattgtaaggctcaaatgagcttaactcgcctcactattacaattgctgtaaaactataaccattgctctaaccgcacgatcaccgtcctggttctcctgtcctgtaggattacccgctacacaatttgaatagtgtaccgggagttgcaacaacacaaaacccggtaagctttttacagccagtatgagtaaacaagaaagaactgttgatttattaaattacaattcaagtaaaaattcaacagtattacgtctgcaaagagacatcaacccactcatggaaaaccacaaggaatacattttcacaatcctcaaatcacaatacaccacactggtcctgtaaacacccaacccacataacaccactctggtccatcccaataacacgttagagctctaactgcctcgttacctctgacaccttggcctagggtcaagcaacggcaaaatacttcggttaacactataaccgtcgcgctttggacatccccgtcctcagcaccatatacttcggttaataataaaccgtcgcactttggacatccccgtcctcggtacacaacttcggttaataataaaccgtcgcactttggacatccccgtcctcagtacacaacttcggttaataataaaccgtcgcactttggacatccccgtcctcagtacacaaacactccggttatccataaccgtcaaacttcggacacctcgtcctcagaatcctacattctccaactctatacatactccaatgtaaatcatgaatattaacaagaactcatcgatcaatcatgatcatcacatataaatatgataagtcaaatttcaattcatagtattttaatcatcccaaattccacactcttcaatgtcacaccattccacatataatcacgtaaatatatatatacgtaatcacccactcaggaatgaccactaataccaactatagttcacacaagaaaatcgtgaaattcattttgtataataaaaatcattttacttacccatggaccgtagttgatcaagtccatatgattttaaaacaaatatttatttcataaatattttcacgcaattacgacaaaataaggtaattaaatttattcggttcgtaatatgaaccacgtgaggtttactcacctctaaattcccgctgcgtcttcttaacagctcaaaaacaacgatccgaaatcgttcaccaatcaatccatcaaccacctagtcaaacacgatcttaacttagaaatcattcatagaccacacatatacagaaatccaacggtcggattctaatttaatgatgatccaacggtcagatcaaatttatatgatgatccaacggtcggatcctcacggatcgcccttaggatcatcctccaaaattatcacgaagatccaacggtcagatcttcctgaatcgcccttactaacatctccacaaaattatatgaaaatccgacggtcggattctcacgaatcgccttccgaatcactatttctcaaatatacgaagatccaacggtcggatcttcgcccgtgacctcacaaagtcaccgggacagtcatacgatcaacatattaaaatttgaagtaaaaccgatggtctgatcttcgtagatcgtaaaccgaagataaaacgtaaaaaccgtaaatagtaacgtaaaaacgtaaatccactatttaccaactttttctaacataaccttgtaatatatcaaaacgctcgtatggatgcatagatcatcgcccagataatataaactcaaaatatggtccgacgcaccgccacatgcggaggacagacggcggtcaacgcggcggtaaACGCCGGCTAACCACttcagatgctaaagttgtcaactacaaacttcttcaaaatacagaattgaaccactttaatacctgactttttctgagacaaggtctagatcgtcctagatcaagcgttgaagttggattaatctcggtcgcacgatcagatcctagattgaatcagaggcgtccaaaaagtcaaaccttgatctagcggtctacactcaaaatcgtgatgaaagacttacatagggatgatcagggggaggaggagatcacgaaactggggacgatcggcccatgcaacgccggaaaagtggttttccggccgggtcagaATCATGcgtctgggtggcttcgatccatcttttggagcagcggcggagcaaggcgaGGCTGGGGAGCTGCTCAGCGTGCGGCGGCGACCTCGAAAAGCTCCGGGTCCGAGGCCGGAGGAAGTCGGAGGGCCgtcgtttggccgggtcgggtcggtcgggacccgagggttctgaagagagacagagagaaaacgcggggactgttccgcaaattcaacatgttttcgtccttaatgaaaaagtcaacatttttttatatttatagaaaattcccaattttcaaatattcataacttattcatacgaactccgaatattgcgttccacatatgcaagagatcgtatcgacaagctctacaacttccatgaaggaagttttcccaaattttgaacgtataaaaagacaactttcgcgagcccctaaataacgttcgttttcgaaataaaatcgttcgaactaattccacaacttttccaagcttcgtactcgctcctattatcgtgaaatcatttctaaaaatccacggaatttaatttggatttttcggggtattacaatggtatcagagcaggttaattatccacgtgtgcatgcctgacggccacacgggctccacgtcacccaaagttgtccacatgtatggcttgaaaattagccacacgtgcgggggcgtgttgagaatatatacatcccacatgggaaaaatgggaccttgcctatgagtttataagggttttggccactccatccattgccaattagttttggatgtgaacctcagattactttatcactgTGTGCTTTTAACCAATCAGTGGATGAATTAGTATTTAACTTGATACTTCCGATTGCCGACGTATTGATCATACTTTCTGTTGCTCGTTATCCAAATTCAATAATTTCATGAGTCACCTATGCGTGTAATTCACATTCATGTATCAAAAATGGTTGTAAACAAAGTTGACCCACCACCAGATCAATCTCATTAAGCACAAAGCCAGCCTAGTTTGGCACAGGAAAATCTCTTTGGCATTTAGGATTCTGCCAACCACATATAACCACCAACAGACATTTGTATCAAATTAACCACAGTCAACCTAGGTTCTAAACTAGGCACAAAGTACGCGTAGATTGTAAAACAACAAAATTAGAAGCTCCTGAAGCAAAGAACATCCTCTCGCATCTAGGATTACACTGTGTATCTAGGATTAGCACTGCTCTCATCTTGCCTTGCATGTTCCTGCAGAGCCAAACCAAAACATAAATTATTACTCTTATAACTTAACAACATGATTTGAATAAAATCAACAGATAAAATACATGTATAGAGATCCTTACATGACATTTGAACCTTATAGTTTCGGTGCTCTCCAGAAATTCCTTCCACTGTTTCCCAATGCTCTCCTGTGCAGGAAAGAGGATATGATACATCTCCAAACTTCAGTTATGACTTATGAAAATGCAACTTTTAAGTGTAAATAAATGAAAGGGATTGTATATGATTCCCATAGAAGTATCTCATCATTTGTAATAAGGAAATAGTTGAGAGGCAATAGTTAGTTGGTGATTAGATAAAGGATCTGTTTTCAGTCACTCATGTACATAAACATTTAGAAATACATCAAAGTAAATGTTCGTCCattaatttgatctagttcggtacctgaatgattagcaatttgaaataaaattttcagaagtgatctactcatgtaCATAAACATTTACCGGTTGATTTAccgtaatgtaatcgaaaaatATGTCTCCGAACCCCTTGAATAAAAAGTCCTCATGAAGTCTTCATTTTAGTGGTTCTCATTAAAATATCTCCATGTTCTAGTATAGAagcttttttccttttttcttttttggtatgAGCATAGAACTTGAGTTTGAGCTGTATGTCTTGCAaattaatacacacacacatgcatATACATACATTATTCGTACAATAATTAAGTTATACATCAAACAGCAATACTGCAATACCATACATAAATTACATAATAAGTCTTAAGACTGGTATTTTTACACTGCAGCGTTGGTATTATACTCAAGGAACGCTTTATTTGAAAGTAGTGAAGCAAACTATATATATGGATATATCGTGGAACTAAGCATGCAGTACAGCAGTAGTATTACTCAATTCCCATTCTGGAGCCTCATTTGGTCCAAGTATGATTTCCCGTCGAGCTTACGGCGGGTGTAGAAATCTTGGACGTACTGTTCCATCCCAATCCTTTTGAACAGTGGTGGGTTTTCTGGGGTTATCAAGCTGGTCACTGGTCCAATTTCTGCCTCGAATTTGGGGTTGAAGAACATAGCGATTGAGATCCTCTCTTGCTCAGAGTTCACCATAGCTCTGTGCTCCATGCTCTTGTACACTCCATTGCTGAGGATCTATAAATAGATGTACACGTGGATATACTAATATATACTAGTACAATGCACGTATTATTGATAAAACTAGAAAACATGTGAAAAAATTTTTGTTTCCTAATTCAGTAATTCTCATTTTTTCCTATTAtacattataattttttttcataataatcattttaaattattttattacttattttaattttttattttattttgatgaatattatagGCAACTTATAATTGGCGAGACTTGTGACGCTGAAACTCTTACCTTCactttataatatatataaagtAGAGAAcaaagagaagttttaaatacacacccctagttacttaatacacattccttactcaatacacctatcatttaatttctcattctaacattttactaaatacacaacccaaattacctaaaatatccttaaacttaaaaaccatgaaatacatttgattagtatatatacttgaccatattaattacttgtgttagttattgggaaatacataaggattcattattgtttccttcaaagttcaaataaatgcttagaaataggttttatattatttgagttctcatccactaAACATCcttttgatcaagtataaaattttgagtcgaccattcaaccaaaattgtatcagtagtttctccacaatggcggaactacgaagttgtcattggatggtcaaacacattaacaattacaaagttttatacctgtgatgttttatattagataataaattgtCTAATAATCACTTttagataataaaaaaaatgaactaaaaagtgggagtaaagcgatatgttttaaaaacatttaatgctaTTGATTtcgaaattctaaattacaTGGTATCTTAtgccatttaattacaattcatttaaggaaaatttaaattagatggtttctaactttattcttgttttaaatgaggatgccatgtatagaaatttattgtgtttataattatagaataatataaggaacatatgattattattttttttttcttttaatacatagatgtttattttggtcatttaacctacctataaaatctgatttgaaatataaaataatagggatgtgtattaagtagtttggggtgtgataaaactagaaaacatgtgaaaatttctttgtttcctaattctcattttttcatattatacattataattttttttcataataatcattttaaattattttattacttattttaattttttattttattttgatgaatattatagGCAACTTATAATTGGCGAAACTTGTGACGCTGAAACTCTTACCTTCactttataatatatataaagtAGAGAACAAATAGATAACAAAGATTTTAATTCCCAAAATTGATTGTAATAAAATTAGACAATCACTTTTGTATGTCGCATACATTTGAATTTCGCTCATCCCCCTCAAGTCAACCTTATGTTGGGGAAATGGGGATGCATGTGTAATTGTATGTTTGTTAATGTTACATCTCAATGGATTGTaatcttttcttgttttctttttctttattatagTACCTTGGTCTTTATTCTCAATCAAAATTATGTCATCCTCAAAATCCTAAGAaacctttgaaaaaaaaaaatcattccaCCCTCTGTTGGAAACTATTTGAAAGGGTAAGGATTTCTAGTATGTATTAATTGTTcgaaataaaaaacaaaaatatgcttTTGTCATTGAGGTATCTACAAATTTTAGAGTACTAcgtgataaagtaatttggggttcacatccaaaaccaattggcaataaATGAAGTTgctcaaacccttataaactcactAGCACACGTGGGtaaacccgctctgataccatgataaagtaatcaggggttcacatccaaaaccaattggcaatggatggagttgcccaaacccttataaacccactaACACGGTCCCattttttcccatgtgggatttatatattctcaacactaCATTCATCAAATATACCTACATTTGCTTGATTCGTATGTTTTAATTAATAGAATAGTATAGTACTTTTATTTTGGTTGAGTCGAAAGAAGGGTGAATAGGACAAACCTCAAAGATGTCCCCTGCATTAACCACAAAGGCATCTTCACAGAAGTTGACAGGAACCCAAACCCCATCTTTCTTAATCTGCAGACCACCCACCCCGTTAAGCTGGTGGAGGATGGTGATCCCGGAAGCGTCCGAGTGAGGTGTGAGGCCGATGACCAGCTCTGGTTGTGGGCATGCAGGATAGTAATTCATCCTCACTGACTGCATCCCATCTTCAAACATCTCCTCAGTCTCTTTTATGTCTATCTTCACAGCCTTCCCCAGAAACCCAATTAGTTCCATGGCTAGTTGCTTCAGTTCCAAGTAGTATGACTCGAAGGTATTCCTGcatgacttaaaaaaaaatgttaacaaCAAAAAATTATTGGTAAGGTGTTTATAGGGAATTTTCTTGAGGCAAGACAATTGTCCTGTTGTGTTGTGAGACCATGATATCAATATAtgaaaaaatcttttttttttagttatatATGAAATCATATTAGAATATGGTCATGATATTTAATAGCTAGTTGataagagcatctttaacagactctctattttggctccttagctattttggagagcatgtttagctttttatatattttagcagctgcaccagactcctaagtgactctctattataatttttagctatctcgctcctaaatatagagagcgagatgaggctctctataatttataacattccttttgagttattttatgcaagttttaaaaacatttaaactATGTAACcttcctttaaaaaataatattaatataaatttaaaactagctataatagagagcactgatgcatatgtatttctaaagtggctagccaaaatgactttttagctactttggctaaaatttgatttaaaaatggctagcattgctaaattaGATGCTCTAAATACAACAAGTTATGTATAATTTAGATAACGTGCAATCATTCAATTCACAAAGTAACATATATATCAATATGTCAGATTGTAATAACCATGAATTGGTTTTTGTGAAATTATGTTAGAACTAGTCCTTTAACATGTGCGGttggattttatttttttattttgaaattaaaaaagttacagcaatttctcttcttattttgggaaaatttcttcttttttcatgggaggtattgcaattttttcaaatataatatagtctattgactatcttatcctcatatagaaataatttatttattaatatctatattatgtgagggcatatatgatagtttaaaaatttaaccattctctcaagaattgccttaattatataagatatataTAGTGTATTTTGTCAACAAACATATTAGATCTAGCAATATTATTAGATCGATGATAATTCAACTTTAATTCGATGTATAGAGAGAGAGGCTAGACCTGAGGGATGAAGGGAGCTCTGGGAAGAGGTATGGCTTTCTCCTATGAACAGGGTTCATGGTCATGTAGAATCTATTACCCCAGTCACGTTTTTGCTCTTTATAGGCTATGGATCCATAGCCTTCAACGTCACCAGGCCTTATTTGATACTTCATTTTCTCTTCCAAGGGAAGCTTAAAGAATTCTTCAACCTCGTACTTCAGCTTCTCCAAAAGCATAGGGCTAACTCCATGGTTCACCAACTGCacgtacaaaaaaaaaaaaagagtataaattaaaacaaGAGTGTAAGACTAGCTCATTGGATGAATAAGGTGTACTAATTTCATTTTATCAAGTCCAACAAATTTTGAGATGTTATAATACGAACCTGAAAGATTCCCCACTCTTTGCAAGTTGAGCGCAGATTTTCCAGTTCAGAATCTGAAGCTTCTGATCCCGTTACTAGTTTTATCATATCGATGGTTGGGATTACGGTGGGCTTATCAGAGAGATCAGATGAAAGTTCTGGTTCTTCGAAACTACGGACGTAACATTGTGGGACTTCAGTTAGTGACTCTTTGGTGATCTCCAGGATGCTCATAAGAGAGCTAGAGCTCTCAAAGCCTCCTGGTAGCCTTAGCTGGGGTGATGCCATTTCTTTAGTTGTTGAGTTATGAGCTCAAGTGCAACTACACCTCCCATGTATATATAGGCATGTTACCTGTGATCAAAGAAATAAAGAGCAGAATATCTCCTACTAAATTAACACCAAAGTCATCGTGAAGATAATCATCTGATGTACAAAATATGTGCCTCACTAGAGTAAAAATATATCTAGCAATAATTCAGTGGGATTACCAACGGTACGTACTTACCTTGTAATGTTCATATtaaatatagaaaattacaaagaagtGTCACTTTGAGACTTATattagtcataaggccacctaaattgttttgtacacataaggccactttgAGGCCCAAAACCATCAACTCCTTTTTATGCTATACCTATTTTGCCCtcaaccttctctctctctctctctctcgataaACTGATGTTTTTGAAACAGATCGcattctcatctctctctctctcctcggcgCACCATCCAGTCTCTTCCGGCATCCAATTTCTGGAAACACCGCGCGTCTTCGATGAGCTTTGCCTTCACCGGATCTTCGTTCTCCTCCGCGAGTGAGTCCAGTCTCTTCTGGTGTCCAATTTCTGGAAACACCGCGCGTCTTCGATGAGCTTTGCCTTCACCGGATCTTCGTTCTCCTCCGTGAGTGAGTCCAGTCTCTTCCGGCGTCCAATTTCTGGAAACACCGCACGTCTTCGATGAGCTTTGCCTTCACCGGATCTTCGTTCTCCTCCGCGAGTGAGTCGACCTCGGTCTTCGTTGCTTCGCCTTCTACGGTTTTACTACTCTTTCCTCTCAGTAATTTTTCAAATTTCGTTTGAGAAATTGAAGTAGTCACTGCTGGAGAGGACCTCTGGCGTCTCCCGTATAGGGTGTTATTGAGCCCAGAGGCCGCATCTTTCAGAACCTTAATGCTTCCTCTCACCAttgtttgtttgtgtttctGAGCTCTCTGTTCCCAAAGAGACAAAATAATACCCTTTTTCCAAACGCACCGTTTCGTAGAGCCCTAATGCAAAACGACGCGTTTCGTTTTTGGGTCAAAGTGTAATCTACTCACCTGAGCACACTTGGTCGTCGTCGCCTGAGCCACCAAAGCAAAGAGACTCTGATNNNNNNNNNNNNNNNNNNNNNNNNNNNNNNNNNNNNNNNNNNNNNNNNNNNNNNNNNNNNNNNNNNNNNNNNNNNNNNNNNNNNNNNNNNNNNNNNNNNNNNNNNNNNNNNNNNNNNNNNNNNNNNNNNNNNNNNNNNNNNNNNNNNNNNNNNNNNNNNNNNNNNNNNNNNNNNNNNNNNNNNNNNNNNNNNNNNNNNNNCTATGCCAaaaatgtaataccccgaaaaatccaaattaaattccattgttttttagaaatgatttcacgatagtgggagcgagtacgaggcttggagaagtggtggaattagtttgaacgattttatttcgaaatcgtacgtatttaggagcgtctcaaaaattgactttttatacgtatggaatttcggaaaacttccttcatgaaagttgtagagctcgtcgatacgatctcgtgcatatgtggaacgtaatattcggagttcgtatgattaagttatgaatatttgaaaattgggaattttctataaataggaaaaatatctgatttttttcattaaggacgaaaaaaatctgatttttgcggaatagtccccccctctctctctctctctcgcgcaaaaccctcccacccttgccgacccgccgacccgacccgacgccagcggcgccgtcgctcgtcctccggccacgacccggccctccccgaggtcgcctcgagccgtccagccgctccctgccaccgccttgccccgccgctgcccccagatggagatcgaagacaccccagccatgcaaacccgacccggccggaaatccccgattccggcgttgcatgggccgatcgttcccattttcgtgatctcctcttccccctgatcatccccatgtaagcctttcatcacgattttgtgtatagaacgctagatcatggtttgactttttcgacgtccctgatttaatctgaaatctgatcggacgcacaggattaatccgacttccaagcttgatctaggacgatctaggccaaaccagacttagctccaggtatggaagtcgatcaccctttcattttgaaccagtttgtagttggtcactttgccatctgaggtggttgaccggcgttgaccgccgcgttgaccgcccactgaccaccgcttgtggcagcGCATTCGactatattttgaatttttattatctaggctatgttctacgcatccatacgagcgttttgatatattacaaggttaggttag harbors:
- the LOC133734778 gene encoding codeine O-demethylase-like; amino-acid sequence: MASPQLRLPGGFESSSSLMSILEITKESLTEVPQCYVRSFEEPELSSDLSDKPTVIPTIDMIKLVTGSEASDSELENLRSTCKEWGIFQLVNHGVSPMLLEKLKYEVEEFFKLPLEEKMKYQIRPGDVEGYGSIAYKEQKRDWGNRFYMTMNPVHRRKPYLFPELPSSLRNTFESYYLELKQLAMELIGFLGKAVKIDIKETEEMFEDGMQSVRMNYYPACPQPELVIGLTPHSDASGITILHQLNGVGGLQIKKDGVWVPVNFCEDAFVVNAGDIFEILSNGVYKSMEHRAMVNSEQERISIAMFFNPKFEAEIGPVTSLITPENPPLFKRIGMEQYVQDFYTRRKLDGKSYLDQMRLQNGN